The Papaver somniferum cultivar HN1 unplaced genomic scaffold, ASM357369v1 unplaced-scaffold_107, whole genome shotgun sequence genome includes a region encoding these proteins:
- the LOC113328397 gene encoding galactokinase-like isoform X1 — protein MATTTSENVPVFSSLESVYGGDGGSQLEEVQIRYDNLKSKFQQVFGHLPDVFARSPGRVNLIGEHIDYEGYSVLPMAIRQDTIIAIRKHDDSESPKQVRIANLNEEKYAMCTYPADPEQDIDLKNHKWGHYFICGYKGFHEFAKSKGVDVGVPVGLDVLVDGTVPTVHVQEKFKLFSNFYPGSGLSSSAAFVCSSTIALMAVFDVNFPKKEIAQLTCECERHIGTQSGGMDQAISVMAKSGFAALIDFNPIHATDVQLPAGGTFVIAHSLAESQKAVTAATNYNNRVVECRLASIVLGIKLGMKPEEALSKVKTLSDVEGLCVSYADSRGSSNPVLAVKEFLKEEPYTAEDIQEIIQENLESVFSSSSSSLDVLKAAKHFKLFQRASHVYSEAKRVYAFKETVLSKLSDEEMLQKLGDLMNDSHHSCSVLYECSCPELEELVKVCRDNGALGARLTGAGWGGCAVALVKENIVPQFILNLKEQFYQSRIDKGVINKNELGLYVFASNPSSGAAILKV, from the exons ATGGCTACTACGACCAGTGAGAATGTACCAGTATTTTCAAGTCTTGAATCAGTATACGGCGGAGACGGAGGATCTCAATTAGAAGAAGTTCAAATTCGTTATGATAATTTGAAATCTAAAttccaacaagtttttggtcaccTGCCTGATGTCTTTGCTCGATCTCCAG GTAGAGTGAACTTGATTGGGGAACATATTGATTATGAGGGATACTCGGTGTTGCCAATGGCTATACGTCAAGATACCATCATTGCCATTCGTAAGCACGACGATTCCGAATCACCCAAGCAAGTTAGAATAGCTAATTTGAATGAGGAAAAGTATGCTATGTGTACTTATCCCGCTGATCCTGAACAG GACATTGATTTGAAGAATCACAAGTGGGGACACTATTTTATTTGTGg GTACAAAGGATTTCATGAATTTGCTAAATCAAAAGGTGTAGATGTTGGTGTTCCAGTTGGTCTCGATGTTCTAGTAGATGGAACTGTGCCTACAG TACATGTACAGGAAAAGTTTAAACTTTTTAGCAATTTCTACCCAGGATCTGGATTATCAAGCTCAGCAGCATTTGTGTGTTCCTCAACCATTGCATTGATGGCTGTTTTTGACGTGAATTTCCCTAAG AAAGAGATAGCGCAGCTTACATGTGAATGCGAGCGCCATATTGGGACACAATCTGGGGGGATGGACCAG GCAATCTCCGTAATGGCCAAATCTGGATTTGCAGCATTGATTGATTTTAACCCTATCCATGCCACTGATGTGCAACTTCCTGCTGGTGGGACTTTTGTGATAGCTCATTCATTGGCAGAGTCTCAAAAAGCAGTAACTGCAGCAACAAATTATAATAATCGAGTTGTTGAGTGTCGTCTAGCATCA ATTGTCCTTGGTATAAAGCTAGGAATGAAACCAGAGGAAGCACTCTCCAAAGTGAAAACTCTATCTGATGTTGAGGGTTTATGCGTTTCATATGCTGACAGTCGTGGCTCTTCTAACCCTGTCCTTGCTGTCAAG GAATTTTTGAAGGAAGAGCCTTATACAGCTGAAGACATTCAAGAGATCATACAGGAAAATCTGGAATCAGTCTTTTCtagttcatcatcttcactggATGTTCTCAAGGCCGCAAAGCACTTCAAATTGTTCCAG CGGGCATCTCACGTATACTCAGAAGCTAAGCGTGTCTATGCTTTCAAGGAAACTGTATTATCAAAACTAAG tgacgaggagatgCTACAAAAGCTTGGTGATTTGATGAATGATAGCCATCACAGCTGCAGTGTCTTGTACGAATGCAG TTGCCCAGAGTTGGAAGAGCTAGTAAAAGTTTGCCGGGACAATGGCGCACTTGGGGCAAGGCTAACTGGAGCTGGATGGGGTGGTTGTGCAGTAGCTTTGGTTAAAGAGAACATTGTTCCACAATTCATTCTCAATTTGAAA GAACAATTCTACCAATCAAGGATCGATAAGGGAGTAATCAACAAGAACGAGCTCGGACTTTATGTGTTTGCCTCCAATCCATCAAGTGGAGCTGCAATACTCAAGGTGTAG
- the LOC113328397 gene encoding galactokinase-like isoform X2 has protein sequence MATTTSENVPVFSSLESVYGGDGGSQLEEVQIRYDNLKSKFQQVFGHLPDVFARSPGRVNLIGEHIDYEGYSVLPMAIRQDTIIAIRKHDDSESPKQVRIANLNEEKYAMCTYPADPEQDIDLKNHKWGHYFICGYKGFHEFAKSKGVDVGVPVGLDVLVDGTVPTGSGLSSSAAFVCSSTIALMAVFDVNFPKKEIAQLTCECERHIGTQSGGMDQAISVMAKSGFAALIDFNPIHATDVQLPAGGTFVIAHSLAESQKAVTAATNYNNRVVECRLASIVLGIKLGMKPEEALSKVKTLSDVEGLCVSYADSRGSSNPVLAVKEFLKEEPYTAEDIQEIIQENLESVFSSSSSSLDVLKAAKHFKLFQRASHVYSEAKRVYAFKETVLSKLSDEEMLQKLGDLMNDSHHSCSVLYECSCPELEELVKVCRDNGALGARLTGAGWGGCAVALVKENIVPQFILNLKEQFYQSRIDKGVINKNELGLYVFASNPSSGAAILKV, from the exons ATGGCTACTACGACCAGTGAGAATGTACCAGTATTTTCAAGTCTTGAATCAGTATACGGCGGAGACGGAGGATCTCAATTAGAAGAAGTTCAAATTCGTTATGATAATTTGAAATCTAAAttccaacaagtttttggtcaccTGCCTGATGTCTTTGCTCGATCTCCAG GTAGAGTGAACTTGATTGGGGAACATATTGATTATGAGGGATACTCGGTGTTGCCAATGGCTATACGTCAAGATACCATCATTGCCATTCGTAAGCACGACGATTCCGAATCACCCAAGCAAGTTAGAATAGCTAATTTGAATGAGGAAAAGTATGCTATGTGTACTTATCCCGCTGATCCTGAACAG GACATTGATTTGAAGAATCACAAGTGGGGACACTATTTTATTTGTGg GTACAAAGGATTTCATGAATTTGCTAAATCAAAAGGTGTAGATGTTGGTGTTCCAGTTGGTCTCGATGTTCTAGTAGATGGAACTGTGCCTACAG GATCTGGATTATCAAGCTCAGCAGCATTTGTGTGTTCCTCAACCATTGCATTGATGGCTGTTTTTGACGTGAATTTCCCTAAG AAAGAGATAGCGCAGCTTACATGTGAATGCGAGCGCCATATTGGGACACAATCTGGGGGGATGGACCAG GCAATCTCCGTAATGGCCAAATCTGGATTTGCAGCATTGATTGATTTTAACCCTATCCATGCCACTGATGTGCAACTTCCTGCTGGTGGGACTTTTGTGATAGCTCATTCATTGGCAGAGTCTCAAAAAGCAGTAACTGCAGCAACAAATTATAATAATCGAGTTGTTGAGTGTCGTCTAGCATCA ATTGTCCTTGGTATAAAGCTAGGAATGAAACCAGAGGAAGCACTCTCCAAAGTGAAAACTCTATCTGATGTTGAGGGTTTATGCGTTTCATATGCTGACAGTCGTGGCTCTTCTAACCCTGTCCTTGCTGTCAAG GAATTTTTGAAGGAAGAGCCTTATACAGCTGAAGACATTCAAGAGATCATACAGGAAAATCTGGAATCAGTCTTTTCtagttcatcatcttcactggATGTTCTCAAGGCCGCAAAGCACTTCAAATTGTTCCAG CGGGCATCTCACGTATACTCAGAAGCTAAGCGTGTCTATGCTTTCAAGGAAACTGTATTATCAAAACTAAG tgacgaggagatgCTACAAAAGCTTGGTGATTTGATGAATGATAGCCATCACAGCTGCAGTGTCTTGTACGAATGCAG TTGCCCAGAGTTGGAAGAGCTAGTAAAAGTTTGCCGGGACAATGGCGCACTTGGGGCAAGGCTAACTGGAGCTGGATGGGGTGGTTGTGCAGTAGCTTTGGTTAAAGAGAACATTGTTCCACAATTCATTCTCAATTTGAAA GAACAATTCTACCAATCAAGGATCGATAAGGGAGTAATCAACAAGAACGAGCTCGGACTTTATGTGTTTGCCTCCAATCCATCAAGTGGAGCTGCAATACTCAAGGTGTAG